The following are encoded together in the Strix uralensis isolate ZFMK-TIS-50842 chromosome 38, bStrUra1, whole genome shotgun sequence genome:
- the S1PR2 gene encoding sphingosine 1-phosphate receptor 2 isoform X1, protein MLQPVGGQEHGAAGTGSGTGSGTGTAKPAGLRSPASPAPWPGSAEIGGTGGKWSRGRRGTMGSIYKEYFNTEKIREHYNYTKEGSESSPTTSRWVVSILIVVLCCFIVLENLLVLISVCRNKKFHSAMYIFIGNLAFSDLLAGLAFMANILLSGATTFNLTPVQWFVREGTAFATLAASVFSLLAIAIERHVAITKVKVYSSDKNCRMVLLIGACWVIAAAIGSLPIMGWNCMSDLRDCSTVLPLYSKRYVLFVITIFTLILLTIVGLYSRIYCIVRSSHAEIATAQTLALLKTVTIVLGAFIVCWLPAFIILLMDASCPVRACRILYKANYFFAFATLNSAANPIIYTLRSKDMRREFLRVLCCCGAGRRDQPPGRCGLPLRTSSSLDRCTPKYELPTSPITRECTTSV, encoded by the coding sequence GTCTCCGCAGCCCGGCATCACCGGCGCCATGGCCCGGCAGCGCTGAGATCGGCGGGACGGGCGGCAAGTGGAGCCGCGGCCGGCGAGGAACCATGGGGAGCATCTACAAGGAATATTTCAACACGGAGAAGATCCGGGAGCACTACAACTACACCAAGGAGGGCTCGGAGAGCTCCCCCACCACCTCCCGTTGGGTGGTGTCCATCCTCATCGTCGTGTTGTGCTGCTTCATCGTGCTGGAGAACCTGCTGGTCCTCATCTCCGTGTGCCGCAACAAGAAGTTCCACTCGGCCATGTACATCTTCATCGGGAACTTGGCCTTCTCCGACCTCTTGGCCGGGTTGGCCTTCATGGCCAACATCTTACTCTCTGGGGCCACCACCTTCAACCTGACGCCGGTGCAGTGGTTCGTGCGGGAGGGCACGGCCTTCGCCACGTTGGCCGCCTCCGTCTTCAGCTTGTTGGCCATCGCCATCGAGCGCCACGTGGCCATCACCAAGGTCAAGGTCTACAGCAGCGACAAGAACTGCCGGATGGTGCTGCTCATCGGGGCGTGTTGGGTGATCGCCGCCGCCATCGGCAGCCTCCCCATCATGGGCTGGAACTGCATGAGCGACCTGCGGGATTGCTCCACCgtcctccccctctactccaaGCGTTACGTCCTCTTCGTCATCACCATCTTCACCCTCATCCTCCTCACCATCGTGGGGCTCTACAGCCGCATCTACTGCATCGTGCGTTCCAGCCACGCTGAGATCGCCACCGCCCAGACCCTGGCCTTGCTCAAGACGGTCACCATCGTCCTGGGAGCCTTCATCGTCTGCTGGCTGCCCGCCTTCATCATCCTCCTCATGGACGCTTCCTGCCCCGTCCGGGCATGTCGGATCCTCTACAAAGCGAACTATTTTTTTGCTTTCGCCACCCTCAACTCGGCCGCCAACCCCATCATCTACACGCTGCGGAGCAAGGACATGCGCCGGGAGTTCCTGCGGGTGCTGTGCTGCTGCGGGGCCGGGCGCCGGGACCAGCCCCCCGGGCGCTGCGGCCTCCCGCTCCGCACCTCCAGCTCGCTGGACCGCTGCACCCCGAAATACGAGTTACCCACCTCGCCTATCACCCGCGAGTGTACCACCTCTGTCTAG
- the S1PR2 gene encoding sphingosine 1-phosphate receptor 2 isoform X2, whose protein sequence is MGSIYKEYFNTEKIREHYNYTKEGSESSPTTSRWVVSILIVVLCCFIVLENLLVLISVCRNKKFHSAMYIFIGNLAFSDLLAGLAFMANILLSGATTFNLTPVQWFVREGTAFATLAASVFSLLAIAIERHVAITKVKVYSSDKNCRMVLLIGACWVIAAAIGSLPIMGWNCMSDLRDCSTVLPLYSKRYVLFVITIFTLILLTIVGLYSRIYCIVRSSHAEIATAQTLALLKTVTIVLGAFIVCWLPAFIILLMDASCPVRACRILYKANYFFAFATLNSAANPIIYTLRSKDMRREFLRVLCCCGAGRRDQPPGRCGLPLRTSSSLDRCTPKYELPTSPITRECTTSV, encoded by the coding sequence ATGGGGAGCATCTACAAGGAATATTTCAACACGGAGAAGATCCGGGAGCACTACAACTACACCAAGGAGGGCTCGGAGAGCTCCCCCACCACCTCCCGTTGGGTGGTGTCCATCCTCATCGTCGTGTTGTGCTGCTTCATCGTGCTGGAGAACCTGCTGGTCCTCATCTCCGTGTGCCGCAACAAGAAGTTCCACTCGGCCATGTACATCTTCATCGGGAACTTGGCCTTCTCCGACCTCTTGGCCGGGTTGGCCTTCATGGCCAACATCTTACTCTCTGGGGCCACCACCTTCAACCTGACGCCGGTGCAGTGGTTCGTGCGGGAGGGCACGGCCTTCGCCACGTTGGCCGCCTCCGTCTTCAGCTTGTTGGCCATCGCCATCGAGCGCCACGTGGCCATCACCAAGGTCAAGGTCTACAGCAGCGACAAGAACTGCCGGATGGTGCTGCTCATCGGGGCGTGTTGGGTGATCGCCGCCGCCATCGGCAGCCTCCCCATCATGGGCTGGAACTGCATGAGCGACCTGCGGGATTGCTCCACCgtcctccccctctactccaaGCGTTACGTCCTCTTCGTCATCACCATCTTCACCCTCATCCTCCTCACCATCGTGGGGCTCTACAGCCGCATCTACTGCATCGTGCGTTCCAGCCACGCTGAGATCGCCACCGCCCAGACCCTGGCCTTGCTCAAGACGGTCACCATCGTCCTGGGAGCCTTCATCGTCTGCTGGCTGCCCGCCTTCATCATCCTCCTCATGGACGCTTCCTGCCCCGTCCGGGCATGTCGGATCCTCTACAAAGCGAACTATTTTTTTGCTTTCGCCACCCTCAACTCGGCCGCCAACCCCATCATCTACACGCTGCGGAGCAAGGACATGCGCCGGGAGTTCCTGCGGGTGCTGTGCTGCTGCGGGGCCGGGCGCCGGGACCAGCCCCCCGGGCGCTGCGGCCTCCCGCTCCGCACCTCCAGCTCGCTGGACCGCTGCACCCCGAAATACGAGTTACCCACCTCGCCTATCACCCGCGAGTGTACCACCTCTGTCTAG